Proteins from one Stenotrophomonas aracearum genomic window:
- a CDS encoding SapC family protein, with protein sequence MTAETTTPPTDSTQASGPLFYRQPLPLQSDKHANWRLRPGSLAFAADTNAIPAVIGEFGMAAQHFPILFTGKDAAPIVAVGLARNNLFVNDGRWADNTYAPAYLRRYPFVFMQSEEDGNFLLALDADSEQVNQGENEEGEPLFVDGKATELVDNAMKFCADFTREHEQTRQFSAALLAQDLLVDRSIDVTLNNGEKMSVNGFHVVDVEKFAKLPDDIIVAWHRNGWLASIHHHLSSLARFNALVQRQSEQVQAA encoded by the coding sequence ATGACTGCTGAAACGACTACTCCGCCGACCGATTCCACCCAGGCTTCCGGCCCGCTGTTCTACCGCCAGCCGCTGCCGCTGCAGTCGGACAAGCACGCCAACTGGCGCCTGCGCCCGGGTTCGCTTGCCTTCGCCGCCGACACCAACGCCATTCCGGCGGTGATCGGCGAATTCGGCATGGCCGCCCAGCACTTCCCCATCCTGTTCACCGGCAAGGACGCCGCGCCGATCGTGGCGGTGGGCCTGGCCCGCAACAACCTGTTCGTCAATGACGGCCGCTGGGCCGACAACACCTACGCGCCGGCCTACCTGCGCCGTTACCCGTTCGTGTTCATGCAGTCCGAGGAAGACGGCAACTTCCTGCTGGCGCTGGACGCCGATTCGGAGCAGGTCAACCAGGGCGAGAACGAAGAAGGCGAACCGCTGTTCGTCGACGGCAAGGCGACCGAGCTGGTCGACAACGCCATGAAGTTCTGCGCCGACTTCACCCGCGAACACGAGCAGACCCGTCAGTTCAGCGCCGCGCTGCTGGCCCAGGACCTGCTGGTGGACCGCAGCATCGACGTGACCCTGAACAACGGCGAGAAGATGTCGGTCAACGGCTTCCACGTCGTCGACGTCGAGAAGTTCGCCAAGCTGCCCGACGACATCATCGTCGCCTGGCACCGCAACGGCTGGCTGGCGTCGATCCACCACCACCTGAGCTCGCTGGCGCGCTTCAACGCGCTGGTGCAGCGCCAGAGCGAGCAGGTCCAGGCGGCCTGA
- a CDS encoding putative quinol monooxygenase encodes MTATDVPLTFYVRLQVKPERVQDWLDAVHALIDRMAEEPAFISCDLHRDANDPTLFTLYERWDEDSVQDFLAHQSTDYRAAYDALLPGLLQKPREPQVLELIQSWEAQQEQ; translated from the coding sequence ATGACTGCCACCGATGTGCCCCTGACCTTCTACGTCCGCCTCCAGGTCAAACCCGAACGGGTGCAGGACTGGCTGGACGCCGTCCACGCGCTGATCGACCGCATGGCCGAGGAGCCGGCTTTCATCTCCTGCGACCTGCACCGCGATGCCAACGACCCCACGTTGTTCACCCTGTACGAGCGCTGGGACGAAGACTCGGTGCAGGATTTCCTCGCCCACCAGTCCACCGACTACCGCGCCGCCTACGACGCGCTGCTGCCGGGGCTGCTGCAGAAGCCGCGCGAGCCGCAGGTGCTGGAATTGATCCAGAGCTGGGAAGCGCAACAGGAACAATGA
- a CDS encoding DUF3613 domain-containing protein, translated as MNVSATARFAGVVLVFVALGTTSALSAESRPAAGVTPAPVVASPTPPDPRAAQIGDATRALLRLQASGERAGTPLPILGDQASASYKRYIDSFTHPIPAYLAPSLRPDAAGGAATTGK; from the coding sequence ATGAACGTTTCCGCCACTGCCCGCTTTGCGGGCGTAGTGCTGGTCTTTGTCGCGCTGGGCACCACCTCCGCCCTGTCCGCCGAGTCGCGGCCGGCTGCCGGGGTCACTCCTGCGCCGGTGGTCGCATCACCGACGCCGCCGGATCCCCGCGCCGCCCAGATAGGCGACGCCACTCGAGCGCTGCTTCGCCTGCAGGCCAGCGGCGAACGCGCCGGCACGCCGCTTCCCATCCTGGGCGACCAGGCCTCGGCCAGCTACAAGCGCTACATCGACAGCTTCACCCATCCCATTCCCGCCTACCTCGCCCCCAGCCTGCGCCCGGATGCCGCCGGTGGCGCAGCGACCACCGGGAAGTAG
- a CDS encoding type II and III secretion system protein family protein: MHGRLLTPCLIATVLAGVLAPAPARATPDVVLQLREQHPWALPADLERMAIADPGVADVVMLKPGQALLVGKQAGSTTLLLWQRGQREPQRLQVEVRGALQGALPPQDDLQLTVQAQQGLLQGNAPSLLAHEDSRKAAQATLGREGQLADVSMVGTGGVVQVEVKVVEFNKTVLRQIGMSFANRNNGFSCGVARPGGNVPILDADGGSEPVASPLSSAFGLVFRSLTHGWAANIDLLQNNGMARVLAEPTLVALSGQSASFLAGGELPILEPQGLGTTTVTFKPFGIGLTVTPTVLGPDRIALKVAPEASDLNYTAGISYNGVQIPSITTRRADTTVELGDGETFVIGGLVSNAVSSSVDKIPLLGDLPVIGSFFRNLNYKQEEKELVIVVTPRLVQPLAKGTALPLPGEREVQPKLPVWGTWLLGPVSPDPLPGFSR, from the coding sequence ATGCACGGACGCCTTCTCACCCCCTGCCTCATCGCCACAGTGCTCGCGGGCGTGCTCGCCCCCGCCCCGGCACGGGCCACCCCTGACGTGGTCCTGCAGCTGCGCGAGCAGCACCCGTGGGCGTTGCCTGCGGACCTGGAACGCATGGCCATCGCCGACCCCGGCGTGGCCGATGTGGTCATGCTGAAACCGGGCCAGGCCCTGCTGGTCGGCAAACAGGCCGGCAGCACCACCCTGCTCCTGTGGCAACGCGGACAACGCGAACCGCAGCGCCTGCAGGTGGAAGTGCGCGGCGCATTGCAGGGCGCGCTGCCCCCGCAGGACGACCTGCAGCTGACCGTGCAGGCGCAGCAGGGCCTGCTGCAGGGCAACGCGCCCAGCCTACTGGCGCACGAGGACAGCCGAAAGGCCGCGCAGGCCACGCTCGGGCGCGAGGGCCAGCTGGCCGACGTCTCGATGGTGGGCACCGGCGGCGTGGTGCAGGTCGAAGTGAAGGTGGTGGAGTTCAACAAGACCGTGCTGCGCCAGATCGGCATGAGTTTCGCCAACCGCAACAACGGCTTCTCCTGCGGCGTCGCGCGCCCCGGTGGCAACGTGCCGATACTGGACGCCGACGGCGGCAGCGAGCCGGTCGCCAGTCCGCTGTCGTCGGCGTTCGGGCTGGTGTTCCGCTCGCTCACGCATGGCTGGGCCGCCAACATCGACCTGCTGCAGAACAACGGCATGGCCCGCGTCCTGGCCGAACCGACGCTGGTGGCGCTGTCCGGGCAGAGCGCCAGCTTCCTGGCCGGTGGCGAACTGCCGATCCTCGAGCCGCAGGGGCTGGGTACCACCACGGTGACCTTCAAGCCGTTCGGCATCGGCCTCACCGTCACCCCCACCGTGCTCGGCCCGGACCGGATCGCGCTGAAGGTCGCCCCGGAAGCCAGCGACCTCAACTACACGGCGGGCATTTCTTATAACGGCGTGCAGATTCCCTCAATCACCACCCGCCGCGCCGACACCACGGTGGAGCTGGGCGACGGCGAGACCTTCGTGATCGGCGGACTGGTCAGCAACGCGGTGAGCTCCAGCGTCGACAAGATCCCGCTGCTCGGCGACCTGCCGGTGATCGGGTCGTTCTTCCGCAACCTCAACTACAAACAGGAGGAAAAGGAACTGGTGATCGTCGTCACCCCGCGACTGGTGCAGCCGCTGGCCAAGGGCACCGCGCTGCCGCTGCCCGGCGAGCGCGAGGTGCAACCGAAGCTGCCGGTGTGGGGTACATGGCTGCTCGGTCCGGTCTCGCCCGACCCGCTGCCCGGTTTCTCGCGCTGA
- a CDS encoding type II secretion system F family protein, producing the protein MKESALWFAALLVLAAGLALLGVAALLLNGRRQRTAATLQSALRSREEGAAAPATAIDSGSRSLGWLAAVGERFNGGRVEAALLAPEDRLLLDQAGWNTRTGTAVFLGLRLLLAVLCLVLAGLLFDAHGVQRVLVPLAALAFGVLLPKLALRSLANRLRQRVNAELPLMIDLLRLLQGVGFSMDQSLQTLGDKLRTAIPVLGREIQQANVAYMHGRSRQQSLRRLADAFNDEDLRSLVQLILQVHEHGGAVQEPLRQFSVRLREQRRATLKEKVGKLSVKMTVVMMLTLLPALMLVLSGPAIIALADAMTRLGT; encoded by the coding sequence ATGAAAGAGAGCGCCCTGTGGTTCGCCGCGCTGCTGGTCCTTGCCGCCGGGCTTGCCCTGCTGGGCGTGGCCGCGCTGCTGTTGAATGGTCGCCGGCAACGCACCGCCGCGACATTGCAGAGCGCGTTGCGCTCGCGCGAGGAAGGTGCCGCCGCGCCGGCGACCGCGATCGACTCCGGCAGCCGCAGCCTGGGCTGGCTCGCCGCAGTGGGCGAGCGTTTCAACGGCGGCCGCGTCGAAGCGGCGCTGCTCGCCCCGGAAGACCGCCTGCTGCTGGATCAGGCCGGCTGGAATACCCGCACCGGCACAGCGGTGTTCCTCGGCTTGCGCCTGTTGCTTGCCGTCCTGTGCCTGGTGCTGGCCGGCCTGCTGTTCGACGCCCACGGCGTGCAGCGCGTGCTCGTACCGCTGGCCGCGCTCGCCTTCGGCGTGCTGCTGCCCAAGCTGGCGCTGCGCAGCTTGGCCAACCGGTTGCGGCAGCGGGTGAATGCCGAACTGCCGCTGATGATCGACCTGCTGCGCCTGCTGCAGGGCGTGGGCTTCAGCATGGACCAGAGCCTGCAGACGTTGGGCGACAAGCTGCGCACCGCGATCCCCGTGCTCGGTCGCGAAATCCAGCAGGCCAACGTCGCCTACATGCACGGCCGCAGCCGCCAGCAGTCGCTGCGCCGGCTCGCCGACGCGTTCAACGACGAAGACCTGCGCAGCCTGGTGCAGCTCATCCTGCAGGTGCACGAACACGGCGGCGCGGTGCAGGAACCGCTGCGCCAGTTCAGCGTGCGCCTGCGAGAACAGCGCCGCGCCACGCTCAAGGAGAAGGTCGGCAAGCTCTCGGTGAAGATGACCGTAGTGATGATGCTGACCCTGCTGCCGGCATTGATGCTGGTGTTGTCCGGCCCGGCGATCATCGCGCTGGCCGATGCCATGACCCGACTGGGAACCTGA
- a CDS encoding tetratricopeptide repeat protein: protein MSTRTLHFSVLLAVAALGTACHSTRPAYRPDPVSLATPAKPAQDDKRLYLALIAQMQQQGAYYASLAHVDAYRQRHGDSPALRLLQADALRATGQLPAARSLYVALANGPQAAAAWHGLGLIAVHEGDPAQAEQCLARAVALEPLNTDYLGDLGFARLRAGQREQAREPLARAAELAPDKIQANANMALWALLSNETALAERILHSAGFPEATRQEVLRLAVELGPPAAASSSPERLADAHLASGSTP, encoded by the coding sequence ATGTCGACCCGTACCCTCCATTTCTCTGTGTTGCTGGCCGTCGCCGCGCTGGGCACGGCTTGCCATTCCACCCGCCCTGCGTACCGTCCCGACCCGGTCAGCCTCGCCACGCCGGCAAAGCCCGCACAGGACGACAAACGCCTGTACCTGGCCCTGATCGCGCAGATGCAGCAGCAGGGCGCGTACTACGCCTCGCTGGCCCATGTGGATGCCTATCGCCAGCGCCATGGCGACAGCCCTGCCCTGCGCCTGCTGCAGGCCGACGCACTGCGCGCCACCGGGCAGCTGCCGGCCGCGCGCAGCCTGTATGTCGCGCTCGCCAACGGCCCACAGGCGGCAGCCGCATGGCATGGACTGGGCCTGATCGCGGTGCACGAAGGCGATCCCGCGCAGGCCGAACAGTGCCTCGCGCGCGCGGTGGCGTTGGAGCCACTCAACACCGATTACCTCGGCGACCTGGGCTTCGCGCGGCTGCGTGCGGGGCAGCGCGAACAGGCACGCGAGCCGCTGGCCAGGGCCGCCGAATTGGCGCCGGACAAAATCCAGGCCAACGCCAACATGGCGTTGTGGGCGCTGTTGAGCAACGAAACTGCGCTGGCCGAACGCATCCTGCACAGCGCCGGCTTCCCCGAGGCGACCCGGCAGGAAGTGCTGCGGCTGGCTGTTGAGCTGGGGCCACCTGCCGCCGCGTCCTCCTCCCCCGAACGTCTCGCTGATGCCCACCTTGCCTCCGGGAGCACGCCATGA
- a CDS encoding AAA family ATPase — protein sequence MTASLRLLQPTPPPLTLVLYAPARELALVLEARLPVGLHVHWQDSALPPAALEVHRRSGPCVVLLDFRRDAAAASGDLARSLQRTLPDLPLVAVGSTAPGQDEGIVAAVRTGLRDILDLESTTADIDSVLRRAAALSAPSPRAPVQAAPQAQLVLLLGVRAGVGCSTLAAHLGVLAQQCSSGDADDTSGELLPTATTLLLDLGQPAGDTALYLNLDSQFHVEDALRHASLIDGTLARTAMARHGGGLTLLGQAAGSDGGPIPDPAVLVQRLRTVFDTVLCDLGGLALRQVPRSLFNSADAIWLVADQAIGTLVSLDLALKQLEAMGLRDDRVQLLINRYQEDDGLVPAQIAGRFGLPLLATLPDCHRLRGSANHGHLLLQDAPRDPYVRALAPLLLHLDHAAAQTAPRSWREKLALALGGLQWKTK from the coding sequence ATGACCGCTTCCCTGCGACTGCTGCAGCCGACTCCTCCCCCGCTGACCCTGGTGCTGTATGCACCGGCCCGCGAGCTCGCGCTGGTGCTCGAGGCGCGCCTGCCGGTCGGCCTGCACGTGCACTGGCAGGACAGCGCGCTGCCCCCGGCCGCGCTCGAGGTACACCGCCGTAGTGGCCCGTGCGTGGTGCTGCTCGACTTCCGGCGCGACGCGGCAGCGGCCTCTGGCGACCTGGCCCGCTCGCTGCAGCGCACCCTGCCCGACCTGCCACTGGTGGCGGTCGGCTCGACCGCGCCCGGCCAGGACGAAGGCATCGTCGCAGCGGTCCGCACCGGCCTGCGCGACATCCTGGATCTCGAATCGACCACCGCCGATATCGACAGCGTGCTGCGCCGCGCCGCCGCGCTGTCGGCGCCATCGCCGCGCGCGCCGGTCCAGGCCGCCCCACAGGCCCAGCTGGTACTGCTGCTGGGCGTACGCGCCGGCGTCGGCTGCAGCACCCTGGCCGCGCACCTGGGCGTGCTGGCGCAGCAGTGCAGCAGCGGCGACGCCGACGACACCTCCGGCGAACTGCTGCCCACCGCCACCACGCTGCTGCTCGACCTCGGCCAGCCGGCCGGCGACACCGCGCTGTACCTCAACCTGGATAGCCAGTTCCATGTCGAAGACGCGCTGCGCCATGCCAGCCTCATCGACGGCACGCTGGCGCGCACCGCGATGGCGCGCCACGGCGGCGGCCTCACCCTGCTCGGGCAGGCGGCCGGCAGCGACGGCGGCCCCATTCCCGACCCCGCGGTGCTGGTACAGCGCCTGCGCACCGTGTTCGACACCGTGCTGTGCGACCTCGGCGGCCTGGCGCTGCGCCAGGTGCCGCGGTCGCTTTTCAACAGCGCCGACGCGATCTGGCTGGTCGCCGACCAGGCCATCGGCACGCTGGTCTCGCTCGACCTCGCACTCAAGCAGCTCGAGGCGATGGGCCTGCGCGACGACCGCGTGCAGCTGCTGATCAACCGCTACCAGGAAGACGATGGCCTGGTCCCGGCCCAGATCGCCGGCCGCTTCGGCCTGCCACTGCTGGCCACCCTGCCCGACTGCCATCGCCTGCGCGGCAGCGCCAACCACGGCCACCTGCTGCTGCAGGATGCCCCCCGCGACCCGTACGTGCGCGCCCTGGCGCCACTGCTGCTGCACCTGGACCACGCTGCCGCGCAGACCGCGCCGCGCAGCTGGCGCGAAAAACTCGCTCTTGCCCTGGGTGGACTCCAATGGAAGACAAAGTAA
- a CDS encoding TadG family pilus assembly protein translates to MRAPNHARGGMSVTMMFVLLGLLGMLGLIEIGYLYWAKRDVQKIADLSALAGAQRLDLCTADRADNTAARRNALEANRFPGTLTVQCGSWNASHASEDHFLHDASTVPNAVKVVAERAVLPFFGGTTRLPSVRAQAVATRAPPLAVFSVGAQLLRVNGNTPLGSVLRLVGVDLDQTTLLGYDGLAQAKVTPGGLLQALGIEVDADISVADFNALLAAHKVSLGRLLTATAQVLAQSGVANADLDALHDALATKLDLDRLAVQLGSDAAGSGLFARIVAPDGAATAALQAQVSALDVLTTSISIACRGRAVEVQNLDILGVQAQAAVIEPPSIAIGGVGARAYNAQVRVYLDIDTNTLPLGVGKVLGALGIRLHLPIHADVTNAMGTLTALQCSVQPATATVQVDASVLRACVGKVADSARFSIRNVCEESLQNEQLLTLLGAPLVNDRIQLNALTHSEQLTLAAGETKSTSINGAQLGSAVNELVQQLLRVLGGMLNPASKGMNTGDTANQLAEQFLKASNPGNGLYDVDRTISLLRNGSPAQGIPAFGDWIVPKGVPRACGLGLLTCFDDGSAWDGYRATVTGQGLGLIDGLLGTLLGGLVVNRCSGLVSALLAYNACLKANLASYLQTAPAGVLDAYQGAGSVTDPGTNAVACTGLLCTLLRPVLEGVLKPLLNGVGTLLTTTLANVLGLELGRTDVHLQATACNPAQLVY, encoded by the coding sequence ATGCGCGCCCCGAACCATGCGCGCGGCGGGATGTCGGTGACCATGATGTTCGTGCTGCTGGGCCTGCTCGGCATGCTCGGCCTGATCGAGATCGGTTACCTGTACTGGGCCAAGCGCGATGTGCAGAAAATCGCCGATCTCTCGGCACTGGCCGGGGCGCAGCGGCTCGACCTGTGTACCGCCGACCGCGCCGACAACACTGCCGCACGCCGCAACGCACTGGAAGCCAATCGCTTCCCCGGCACCCTCACCGTGCAGTGCGGCAGTTGGAACGCCAGCCATGCCAGCGAAGACCATTTCCTGCATGACGCCAGCACGGTACCCAATGCGGTCAAGGTCGTGGCCGAACGCGCGGTGCTGCCGTTCTTCGGCGGCACCACCCGCCTGCCCAGCGTGCGTGCGCAGGCGGTGGCCACCCGCGCGCCGCCGCTGGCGGTGTTCAGCGTCGGCGCGCAACTGCTGCGGGTCAACGGCAATACCCCGCTGGGCAGCGTGCTGCGTCTGGTCGGGGTGGACCTGGACCAGACCACCCTGCTCGGCTACGACGGCCTGGCCCAGGCAAAGGTCACGCCGGGCGGCCTGCTGCAGGCGCTGGGGATCGAGGTCGACGCCGACATCAGCGTGGCCGATTTCAACGCGCTTCTGGCCGCGCACAAGGTCTCGCTCGGCCGGCTGCTGACCGCCACCGCACAGGTGCTGGCGCAGAGCGGCGTGGCCAACGCCGACCTGGATGCGCTGCACGACGCGCTGGCCACCAAGCTCGACCTCGACCGGCTGGCCGTGCAGCTCGGCAGCGATGCCGCCGGCAGCGGCCTGTTCGCCCGCATCGTCGCCCCCGACGGCGCCGCCACCGCCGCGCTGCAGGCCCAGGTCAGCGCGCTCGATGTGCTGACCACCAGCATCAGCATCGCCTGCCGCGGGCGCGCGGTCGAGGTCCAGAACCTCGACATCCTCGGCGTGCAGGCGCAGGCGGCGGTGATCGAACCACCCTCCATCGCCATCGGCGGCGTCGGCGCCCGCGCCTACAACGCCCAGGTGCGCGTCTACCTCGACATCGACACCAACACCCTGCCACTTGGCGTCGGCAAGGTCCTCGGCGCACTGGGCATCCGGCTGCACCTGCCGATCCACGCCGACGTCACCAATGCGATGGGCACGCTGACCGCGTTGCAGTGCAGTGTGCAGCCGGCCACCGCCACCGTCCAGGTCGATGCGTCGGTACTGCGCGCCTGCGTCGGCAAGGTCGCCGACAGCGCCCGCTTCTCTATCCGCAACGTGTGCGAAGAGAGCCTGCAGAACGAGCAGCTGCTGACCCTGCTCGGCGCGCCGCTGGTCAACGACCGCATCCAGCTCAACGCGCTCACCCATTCCGAGCAGCTGACCCTGGCCGCCGGCGAAACGAAATCAACCTCGATCAACGGCGCGCAGCTGGGCAGCGCGGTCAACGAGCTGGTGCAGCAGCTGCTGCGCGTGCTGGGCGGCATGCTGAACCCGGCCAGCAAGGGCATGAACACCGGCGACACCGCCAACCAGCTGGCCGAGCAGTTCCTCAAGGCCTCCAACCCCGGCAACGGCCTGTACGACGTGGACCGCACCATCTCCCTGCTGCGCAACGGCAGCCCGGCGCAGGGCATCCCCGCGTTCGGCGACTGGATCGTGCCCAAAGGTGTTCCCCGGGCCTGCGGACTGGGCCTGCTGACCTGCTTCGACGACGGCTCGGCGTGGGACGGCTATCGCGCCACAGTGACCGGCCAAGGTTTGGGCTTGATCGATGGCCTGCTAGGGACCCTGCTAGGGGGACTCGTGGTCAACCGCTGCAGCGGCCTGGTCAGCGCGCTGTTGGCCTACAACGCCTGCCTCAAGGCCAACCTCGCGTCCTACCTGCAGACTGCACCGGCCGGCGTGCTGGACGCCTACCAGGGCGCAGGAAGCGTGACCGACCCCGGCACCAATGCGGTGGCGTGCACGGGCCTGCTGTGCACCCTGCTCCGCCCGGTGCTGGAAGGCGTGCTCAAGCCCCTGCTCAACGGCGTCGGCACCCTTCTCACCACCACCCTGGCCAACGTGCTCGGACTGGAACTGGGCCGCACCGACGTGCACCTGCAGGCCACCGCCTGCAACCCCGCACAGCTGGTGTATTGA
- a CDS encoding CpaF family protein — translation MEDKVTPFAPSAARVALAAAAVADLQVPFAQSDEYQKVLLAAHEHLLNRIEDERIDIDAWAPDTVGRYVRTQTALFVQEWRIPVNEAEMEIVAAALVKELTGFGPLDDLLHDPAIEDILINGYKDIHVSQGGRLVRARQRFSDDSHLLRILRRILAPLGRRLDESNPMVDARLPNGGRLNAIISPLAVDGPMVSIRKFRKDPFTPDELLRMGTFDAAMQALLHAMVLGRCNILVSGGTSSGKTSLLNALASYVPAGERVITVEDTAELSLNHPHVVRLESRIGGSDGQGAISIRDLLRNSLRMRPDRIVVGEVRGAEVLEMLQAMNTGHDGSMATIHANSPRDCLYRIEMLAGFAGFQGSEDSLRRQIASAIDFIVQISRLGSGRRVLISITEITGVSDNLISTQEMFRHEVQYDTDGSERDRWIGLGFQPHSHKLEPFRRQLREALDGSF, via the coding sequence ATGGAAGACAAAGTAACCCCGTTCGCTCCCTCTGCCGCGCGCGTGGCGCTCGCCGCCGCTGCCGTGGCCGACCTGCAGGTTCCGTTCGCGCAGTCCGACGAGTACCAGAAGGTGCTGCTCGCCGCGCACGAGCACCTGCTCAACCGGATCGAAGACGAGCGCATCGACATCGACGCGTGGGCGCCGGACACCGTCGGCCGCTACGTGCGCACGCAGACCGCGCTGTTCGTGCAGGAATGGCGCATTCCGGTCAACGAAGCCGAGATGGAGATCGTGGCCGCCGCGCTGGTCAAGGAGCTGACCGGGTTCGGCCCGCTCGACGACCTGCTGCACGACCCGGCCATCGAAGACATCCTGATCAACGGCTACAAGGACATCCACGTGTCCCAGGGGGGCCGCCTGGTGCGCGCACGCCAGCGTTTCAGCGACGACAGCCACCTGCTGCGCATCCTGCGCCGCATCCTGGCCCCGCTCGGGCGCCGGCTGGACGAGTCCAACCCGATGGTGGACGCGCGCCTGCCCAACGGCGGACGCCTCAACGCCATCATCTCGCCGTTGGCCGTAGACGGCCCGATGGTGTCGATCCGCAAGTTCCGCAAGGACCCGTTCACCCCCGATGAACTGCTGCGCATGGGTACCTTCGACGCCGCCATGCAGGCCCTGCTGCACGCCATGGTGCTGGGCCGCTGCAACATCCTGGTCTCCGGCGGCACCAGTTCGGGCAAGACCTCGCTGCTCAACGCGCTGGCCAGCTACGTGCCGGCCGGCGAGCGCGTCATCACCGTCGAAGACACCGCCGAACTTTCGCTCAACCACCCGCACGTGGTGCGCCTGGAGAGCCGCATCGGCGGCTCCGACGGCCAGGGTGCGATCAGCATCCGCGACCTGCTGCGCAACAGCCTGCGCATGCGCCCGGACCGGATCGTGGTCGGCGAAGTGCGTGGCGCGGAAGTGCTGGAGATGCTGCAGGCGATGAACACCGGGCATGACGGCTCGATGGCGACCATCCACGCCAACTCGCCGCGCGACTGCCTGTACCGTATCGAGATGCTGGCCGGCTTCGCCGGTTTCCAGGGCAGCGAGGACAGCCTGCGCCGGCAGATCGCCAGTGCCATCGACTTCATCGTGCAGATCTCGCGGCTGGGCAGCGGTCGCCGCGTGCTGATCTCGATCACGGAAATCACCGGGGTCAGCGACAACCTGATCAGCACCCAGGAGATGTTCCGCCACGAAGTGCAGTACGACACCGACGGCAGCGAACGCGACCGCTGGATCGGGCTCGGCTTCCAGCCGCATTCGCACAAGCTCGAACCATTCCGTCGGCAACTGCGTGAAGCACTGGACGGGAGTTTCTGA
- a CDS encoding type II secretion system F family protein, giving the protein MVTVLLLCSAMLVLVAVAMELWLLADRRARQRASLLHAEQRLAVGPAVPTLAGLPPRGATASAPLPQAPSLPWDDLLQRAGLRPGWRLPVLWLAGGLLLAAMAASRIGTAWLWPITLGLLALLLGVWISRRILGVKRRLLRQLPDFLDNLVRLTALGNSLQMAFQTASQQVPAPLRALLDDTLSATRSGLDLDRALSQAARPYRLEVLEVLAVVLGVSLRIGGRSDQILQRMSDFMRDLEQAQQELMATTSETRMSAWVLGLLPPLCGLLMAIASPDFFQPVLHAPLGHRILGGALVLELIGGFLLYRLARSL; this is encoded by the coding sequence ATGGTGACCGTGCTGCTGTTGTGCAGTGCGATGCTGGTGCTGGTGGCCGTGGCGATGGAGCTGTGGCTGCTGGCCGACCGCCGCGCCCGCCAACGCGCCTCGCTGCTGCATGCCGAGCAGCGGCTGGCAGTGGGGCCGGCGGTGCCGACCCTGGCCGGGTTGCCGCCGCGCGGCGCCACCGCGTCGGCGCCGCTGCCGCAGGCACCTTCGCTGCCATGGGACGACCTGCTGCAACGTGCAGGGCTGCGCCCTGGCTGGCGCCTGCCGGTGCTGTGGCTGGCCGGGGGCCTGCTGCTGGCCGCGATGGCCGCCAGCCGGATCGGCACGGCCTGGCTGTGGCCGATCACGCTGGGGCTGCTGGCGCTGCTGCTGGGCGTGTGGATCTCGCGCCGCATCCTCGGGGTCAAGCGCCGGCTGCTGCGCCAGCTGCCGGACTTTCTCGACAACCTGGTGCGCCTGACCGCGCTGGGCAACAGCCTGCAGATGGCCTTCCAGACCGCCAGCCAGCAGGTGCCCGCGCCGCTGCGCGCACTGCTGGATGACACCCTCTCCGCTACCCGCAGTGGACTCGACCTGGACCGTGCCCTCTCGCAGGCCGCACGCCCGTACCGGCTCGAGGTGTTGGAGGTGCTGGCCGTGGTGCTGGGCGTGAGCCTGCGCATCGGCGGCCGCTCCGACCAGATCCTGCAGCGCATGAGCGACTTCATGCGCGACCTGGAACAGGCCCAGCAGGAACTGATGGCCACCACCTCGGAAACGCGCATGTCGGCCTGGGTGCTGGGGTTGCTGCCGCCGCTGTGCGGCCTGCTGATGGCGATCGCCAGCCCGGACTTCTTCCAGCCGGTACTGCACGCACCGCTCGGGCACCGCATTCTCGGCGGTGCGCTCGTGCTGGAACTGATCGGCGGGTTCCTGCTGTATCGGCTGGCACGCTCGCTATGA